Sequence from the Desulfovibrio sp. UIB00 genome:
GTGGGCGGCGAATATGTCAAAGAAGCAAAGATTGGCCGCGCCGTTATGGATGCAGATATTTTCATCAGCCTCACCCACTTTAAGGGGCATGAAATGACCGGCTTTGGCGGAGCCATCAAGAACATCGGCATGGGTTGCGGATCGCGCGCGGGTAAAACGGAGCAGCACAGCAACGGTCAGGCCAATATCAACGAATCGCAATGCGTTGGCTGCAAGGCCTGCATCAAACAATGCGCCAATGACGCCCTGCACTACTCCGCTGAAACCAAGAAAACCACGGTCGATCACAATAATTGCGTGGGCTGTGGCCGCTGCTTGGGCGCGTGTAATTTTGACGCCATTTCTTTCGCGCATGATGCCGCCATTGAAATGCTCAACTACAAAATGGCGGAATACACCAAGGCCGTGCTGGACGGTCGCCCACACTTTCATATTTCGCTGATTGTGGATGTTTCACCCAACTGCGATTGCCATGGCGAAAATGACGCGCCCATTTTGCCCAACATCGGCATGTTCGCCTCATTTGACCCGCTGGCGCTTGATCAGGCCTGCGTGGATGCCTGTATGAAGGCAAAACCCATGCCCGGCAGTCAGCTTGCTGAAAATATTGCGAAAAAAGGTTTTGTGGACCACCACGACCACTTTAAAAATTCTGGCCCTGAATCCGAGTGGCGCACTTGCATGGAGCATGCCGAAAAAATCGGCCTTGGCACGCGCGAATATGATCTGATTGTGGTGAAGTAGGCAGCAATTATTGCAAGCACAAAACTGGCCGGGGCAACCCGGCCTTTTTGCGTAATGCCGCATGAGTTAGAAGCCGTAGTCAACAAAGAGGCAATGCACAGGTAAACGCCAAAGGCTCCTTAACCAGCATTACTGGGGTGGGCATATAGAATTTGCCAAAGTCAGCCATCCAGCGCGACCAGATGAATGCGGTTTCCATGTGCCTCAACAGAACGGCAAAGGTCGTCAAAAGAAATCCAGACAGTTGCCGTATTGTCATTGGGATGAACGCCAAGGCAGGGATTACCATCAAGGGCAGAATCAAATACAAGCTCAACTTCGCAGCCGTCGTCATTGAGAATGCCAAAAGGAGTTACTTCCCCTTGGGCCAAATCCAGATACTTGGCGAGGCGCTCTTGCGAGGCAAAGCTTAGCCGGGAAGTACCCAGTTTTTGCTGCAAGACCTTCAAGGGTGCAGCTTTATCATTGGACATGGTCACGAGAAAATGCCGCTTCCCTGTAGAATCTCGCAGGAAGAGATTTTTGCAGATATCACCCTTAAGATTAATCCCCGAAGCCTTTATTTCATCAATTGAAAAAACGGCTGGGTGTTCCGTCACGGTGTACTCCACTCCCAGCTGTTTCAAGTAGTCATAAACCTTTTGTCGCTTTGCAAAATCTGGCATAGTGCCTCCACAGCAATGTATCAAAGAATACGTGCCCCAAAAGGCTGACATACACGATTAAATATTGCCAGTACGTCATATGGAATCATGCAAATGAATAATTTAAATCCAAGCCCATACAGATGCAAGAAAGCATATCAGTATCCAGAAGTGAGAAGTTGAGTGCGTAGCAACCTGGCTTACTCAGCACGTCACCATTTATTTATTGCTCTGCAGCATGGGGGCACGCCACACAGCGAAGTTTAGAACGCCTGTGCGGCGTGCGATTTCGTCTCCCC
This genomic interval carries:
- a CDS encoding DUF362 domain-containing protein; the encoded protein is MEKAKVYFTDFRTKAFGDGLPTKLKKMIKKAGIGHIDMKGRFVAIKLHFGELGNISYLRPNYARAVVDTVKDFGGKPFLTDCNTMYPGSRKNALEHLECAWQNGFTPLTVNCPIIIGDGLKGTDEALVPVVGGEYVKEAKIGRAVMDADIFISLTHFKGHEMTGFGGAIKNIGMGCGSRAGKTEQHSNGQANINESQCVGCKACIKQCANDALHYSAETKKTTVDHNNCVGCGRCLGACNFDAISFAHDAAIEMLNYKMAEYTKAVLDGRPHFHISLIVDVSPNCDCHGENDAPILPNIGMFASFDPLALDQACVDACMKAKPMPGSQLAENIAKKGFVDHHDHFKNSGPESEWRTCMEHAEKIGLGTREYDLIVVK
- a CDS encoding prolyl-tRNA synthetase associated domain-containing protein, translating into MPDFAKRQKVYDYLKQLGVEYTVTEHPAVFSIDEIKASGINLKGDICKNLFLRDSTGKRHFLVTMSNDKAAPLKVLQQKLGTSRLSFASQERLAKYLDLAQGEVTPFGILNDDGCEVELVFDSALDGNPCLGVHPNDNTATVWISFDDLCRSVEAHGNRIHLVALDG